From Salarias fasciatus chromosome 5, fSalaFa1.1, whole genome shotgun sequence, a single genomic window includes:
- the LOC115387869 gene encoding potassium voltage-gated channel subfamily A member 2, with product MTVATGDPSDEAAAHPGHPQDYDPEADHECCERVVINISGLRFETQLKTLSQFPETLLGDPKKRMRYFDPLRNEYFFDRNRPSFDAILYYYQSGGRLRRPVNVTLDIFSEEIRFYELGEEAIEIFREDEGFIKEEERPLPDNEFQRQVWLLFEYPESSGPARIIAIISVMVILISIVSFCLETLPIFRNDEDDMHKSQAQVFSPETNTTIISYTSTYFTDPFFVLETLCIIWFSFEFLVRFFACPSKAGFFGNIMNIIDIVAIIPYFITLGTELADRPEDGQAGQQAMSLAILRVIRLVRVFRIFKLSRHSKGLQILGQTLKASMRELGLLIFFLFIGVILFSSAVYFAEADEPESQFESIPDAFWWAVVSMTTVGYGDMVPTTIGGKIVGSLCAIAGVLTIALPVPVIVSNFNYFYHRETEGEEQAQYLQVNVPKADSAEELKKSRSGSTISKSDYMEIQEAVNNSNEDFQEENLKTANCTLANTNYVNITKMLTDV from the coding sequence ATGACTGTTGCCACAGGCGACCCCTCCGACGAGGCGGCTGCACACCCGGGGCACCCGCAGGACTACGACCCAGAGGCCGACCATGAGTGCTGCGAGAGGGTGGTCATCAACATCTCAGGGCTGCGCTTTGAGACTCAACTCAAAACCCTCTCCCAGTTCCCAGAGACTCTGCTCGGGGACCCCAAAAAGAGGATGCGGTACTTTGACCCGCTAAGGAACGAGTATTTTTTTGACAGGAACAGACCCAGCTTTGATGCCATATTGTATTATTATCAATCAGGAGGCCGGCTACGAAGGCCGGTCAACGTTACACTAGATATTTTCTCAGAGGAGATTCGTTTTTATGAGCTGGGCGAGGAGGCCATCGAGATATTCAGAGAAGATGAAGGTTTCATTAAGGAGGAAGAGCGACCTCTTCCTGACAATGAATTTCAGAGACAAGTATGGCTACTGTTTGAGTACCCAGAGAGCTCAGGTCCCGCTAGGATTATCGCCATAATCTCCGTCATGGTCATCCTGATATCTATTGTCAGCTTCTGCTTGGAGACCCTCCCCATTTTCCGCAACGATGAGGATGATATGCACAAGTCTCAGGCGCAGGTTTTCTCACCTGAGACCAACACCACAATCATCAGCTACACCTCCACCTACTTCACCGACCCCTTCTTCGTCCTGGAGACTCTTTGCATTATATGGTTCTCTTTTGAGTTTCTAGTTCGCTTCTTTGCCTGCCCCAGCAAAGCAGGCTTTTTTGGTAACATAATGAACATTATTGATATTGTCGCCATCATCCCTTATTTCATCACTCTCGGCACGGAGTTAGCAGACAGGCCAGAGGATGGTCAGGCGGGTCAGCAAGCCATGTCTTTAGCCATTCTCAGGGTCATCCGTTTAGTGCGAGTCTTCAGAATATTCAAGCTCTCTCGTCACTCAAAGGGGCTCCAGATTTTGGGTCAGACCCTAAAAGCCAGTATGAGGGAGCTCGGCCttctcatcttcttcctctttatAGGAGTCATCCTGTTCTCCAGTGCCGTCTACTTTGCTGAAGCAGATGAGCCTGAATCGCAGTTTGAAAGTATCCCGGATGCGTTCTGGTGGGCTGTGGTGTCCATGACCACAGTTGGCTATGGTGACATGGTCCCAACTACGATTGGCGGCAAGATTGTGGGGTCCCTCTGTGCCATCGCCGGTGTGCTGACCATTGCCTTGCCTGTGCCTGTCATTGTGTCCAACTTTAACTACTTCTATCACCGTGAGACTGAAGGCGAGGAGCAGGCGCAGTATCTGCAGGTCAACGTGCCCAAAGCCGACTCGgccgaggagctgaagaagagccGCAGTGGCTCCACCATCAGCAAATCGGACTACATGGAGATCCAGGAGGCTGTGAACAACAGCAACGAGGACTTTCAGGAGGAGAACCTAAAGACGGCCAACTGCACGCTGGCCAACACAAACTATGTAAACATCACCAAAATGCTCACAGACGTGTAG